Proteins from one Cryptomeria japonica chromosome 4, Sugi_1.0, whole genome shotgun sequence genomic window:
- the LOC131029487 gene encoding laccase-11: protein MGRAVNSVLTTVTVFLVLLSISVWMVEGKTRHYKYDIQLKNVSRLCHSKPIVTVNGQFPGPTIYAREGDTVLINLTNHVKYNLSIHWHGIRQLRTGWADGPAYITQCPIQTGQSYTYNFTITGQRGTLFWHAHILWLRATVYGALVILPKLNVPYPFPKPDKEITLILGEWWNADVEAVINAALKSGGAPNVSDTHTINGKPGPLGTFTCPTKDTFVLPVEQGKTYLLRIINAALNDELFFDVASHHLKVVEVDAVYTKPFETKSVVIAPGQTTNVLLHANKNPDRYFMAARPFMDAPVPVDNRTATAILQYINAPNSSFSSNMIVMPQIPAPNDTAFATNFSKSIRSLNSAEYPAKVPQTVDRNLLFTVGLALDSCSSCINGTRVSASINNVSFVMPTIALLQAHYNNINGVFTKDFPDNPPSPFNYTGTPPKNLFTSKGTRLTRLSYNSTVQLILQDTSVLTVDNHPIHLHGFNFFIVGSGFGNYNPNKNPAKFNLVDPPERNTVGVPTGGWTAIRFTADNPGVWFMHCHLEVHTTWGLKMAFVVENGSGPEQSILPPPKDLPKC, encoded by the exons ATGGGGAGAGCAGTGAACTCAGTGCTGACAACAGTGACAGTCTTTCTTGTGCTTCTTTCTATTTCAGTCTGGATGGTAGAGGGAAAAACCAGGcattataaatatgat ATACAATTGAAGAATGTTAGCAGACTGTGTCATAGCAAGCCCATTGTCACAGTGAATGGACAGTTCCCTGGGCCAACTATTTATGCTAGGGAGGGTGACACAGTGCTCATCAACCTCACTAATCATGTCAAATACAACCTTTCCATCCACTG GCATGGTATAAGACAGCTGAGGACAGGATGGGCTGATGGGCCTGCTTATATCACTCAATGCCCAATTCAAACTGGGCAGTCTTATACTTACAACTTCACCATTACTGGGCAACGAGGGACACTCTTCTGGCATGCTCATATTCTATGGTTGAGAGCAACAGTCTATGGAGCCCTTGTTATTTTACCCAAACTAAATGTGCCTTATCCATTCCCCAAACCCGATAAGGAAATCACATTGATTCTAG GGGAGTGGTGGAATGCAGATGTGGAAGCTGTTATAAATGCAGCACTCAAGTCAGGAGGAGCACCCAATGTATCCGATACTCACACCATTAATGGAAAACCAGGTCCTCTAGGCACCTTCACATGTCCTACTAAAG ATACTTTTGTGCTTCCAGTTGAGCAGGGCAAAACATACCTACTGAGAATAATCAATGCTGCACTGAATGATGAGCTCTTCTTTGATGTGGCAAGTCACCACCTCAAAGTGGTAGAGGTGGATGCAGTGTACACCAAACCATTTGAGACCAAATCTGTGGTGATTGCTCCAGGGCAAACTACAAACGTTTTGCTCCATGCAAACAAAAACCCAGACAGGTATTTCATGGCTGCTCGCCCATTCATGGATGCCCCTGTTCCTGTAGACAACAGAACAGCCACTGCAATCTTGCAATATATCAATGCACCCAATTCATCGTTTTCCTCCAACATGATTGTGATGCCCCAAATCCCAGCTCCAAATGATACCGCATTTGCCACCAACTTTAGCAAGTCTATCAGGAGCTTAAATTCTGCCGAATACCCTGCAAAAGTCCCACAGACAGTAGACCGCAATCTGTTGTTCACAGTAGGGCTTGCATTGGACTCATGCTCATCCTGCATAAATGGCACCCGTGTATCTGCTTCAATCAACAATGTAAGCTTTGTCATGCCCACCATTGCCCTTCTGCAAGCACATTATAATAACATCAATGGGGTTTTCACTAAAGATTTCCCAGATAACCCTCCCAGTCCTTTCAATTACACAGGCACACCGCCAAAGAATCTATTCACTTCCAAAGGAACAAGACTCACTCGTCTCTCATACAATTCAACAGTGCAGTTAATTCTTCAGGATACCAGCGTCCTGACTGTGGATAACCATCCAATTCATCTCCATGGCTTCAATTTCTTCATAGTGGGTTCAGGTTTCGGCAACTACAACCCAAATAAAAACCCAGCCAAATTCAATTTGGTAGACCCTCCAGAGCGTAATACAGTGGGAGTGCCAACAGGCGGGTGGACTGCCATTCGATTTACCGCTGACAATCCAG GGGTTTGGTTCATGCATTGTCATCTGGAAGTGCACACAACTTGGGGATTGAAGATGGCATTCGTGGTGGAGAATGGAAGTGGGCCCGAACAATCCATATTGCCTCCCCCAAAAGATCTCCCCAAGTGCTAA